CACAGAAAGCACCAAAAAATCTCGTGCCAGCATTGTGTTAGTTGACAGTAGCGGACGAGTAGAAATCTGCGCCAAGTCAGATTCACGCGATCTCTGTAAATATGCGGAATCTAAACCAGAATCCAATAAACAACCCTAACAATAAAATATAGCTCTATGAAACCCATGACATTACGTACAAAAGGTCGTCTGAAAACGCGTGAATCGAGATTCACCAAAACGAGCTCGGTAAGTTTTTCCAAACCCAACCAAGCAGGTATGACTTTAATTGAAGTCTTGGTGGCCATGTTCGTTCTCGCAATCGGCGTACTCGCCCTGCTCGCCATCCAACTGCGTACCGTTTCCAGCGTACGCGAAGCGGAAGGGCAAACCATCGTATCCCAACTCACTCAAAACTTAGTTGAAGGTATGCTGATTAATCCAAGGCTGGAAGAATGCACTCGTAACAATGGTCAGCGTGGATTTTGTAAAACATACATTGATGACTACATTACTGCCGGTTCTAGTGATAATCCTAAAAACGAAAAATTAGATCCCACAACCAGCATGAGCAAAAAAAGTTTAGCAAAAGCACAAATCGCACAATTCGATCAAGCCTTGCGTGCTGCTTTACCTGAATCCGAATTTCATTATGAAATCTGCCAAGACAGTTCTAATAAAGAACCTACTTATGATGGATCATTTAATTCTCATTGTGACAAAAAGGCAGATGCTGATACTGTTATTAAAGTGTTATGGCTTAAAGATGCAGAAAGCGACAAAGCAGCAAGCGGCATAAAAAGACACGAAGACTCTATTGTTTACACCTACCAAGTACGCGTAAGGGAAAGATAATGAATAATAAAAACCGCCCACACATTCCGGTAAAAGCAGGTATGCAAGGCTTCAGCCTGATTGAATTCCTTGTGGCAAGCGCATTGAGCATGATAGTCCTGCTAGCCGTCAGCTCGGGCTATTTTACCGCCCGCAGCCTGAACACCGCTGCAACCTCCCGTCTAAACGTCCAACAGGATTTGCGCAATGCATCTAACCAAATCGTGCGTGATGCCCGTATGGCTGGTAACTTTGGCTGTTTCAATATGTCAGGCTTCGATGACCAAGTCGTTATTCAAGATTTCGGTTCCGCAGATTTATTCAAACTCAAGGGTACTGGATCAATACTTCCCGCTGTCAGAGAAACAGACTCTTTAGGCTTAAAGGACTTTACACCGAGTGGAAAAGCACTGATTTTCCAATACGGCATAGATGCCCAAGATCCGCCTGCAGAAACTGCAGTTGCCAGCAATTGTACTAACATTACCAAGCCAGGAACGAAAATCACCGATGGTAAAGCAGCTTTAAAGTCAGATAGTTCCCAAGCAGGCAATATCTCAATCATGAAACATGAGGTAAATGCTTACGCTGTTGGTACAGTAGATGGGCAAGAAGGTTTGTACCGTTTCCAACTGGCTGACAACGGTACATGGAGTAATCCGCAGTTGCTGATTAAGGGAATAAAAAATATGGACATCCATTACTTTTATACTGAAGAATGCCCTGAGACCTTTGAAGGAAGTGAAGCCGCATCAGCCCCTACCCCCACCACTGCTGGAAATGCACAAAATCAGGGAACAAGTCAGGAAAAAGACGAAAAATTCAAATATACTAAAGAATTTTCCAATAAAGAAACACCTGCCTCCATCGAGATCCTGTTGAACGGAGGTAACAGTATCAATGTAGGCAAAAACAATGATAAAAATGAAGTCCAAATCTATCGAATTAACGCGACTGTACGCGGAGGAAACAAATGCGCAGACCGATTACTTTAAACCATCCTGCTAAAGCCTCTGCACAAACAGGCTTCGCATTATTCATTGTCCTGATGATCATGATCGTCATCGCCTTGCTCGTCGTTACCGCAACCCAGTCCTATAATACCGAGCAGCGTATCAGTACAAATGACGCCGACCATAAATTTGCTACCACACTTGCGGAAGCAGCATTGCGTGAAGGTGAGAACCACATTTATGAAATCGAAGACGGTAAA
Above is a window of Neisseria mucosa DNA encoding:
- a CDS encoding pilus assembly protein PilW, with protein sequence MNNKNRPHIPVKAGMQGFSLIEFLVASALSMIVLLAVSSGYFTARSLNTAATSRLNVQQDLRNASNQIVRDARMAGNFGCFNMSGFDDQVVIQDFGSADLFKLKGTGSILPAVRETDSLGLKDFTPSGKALIFQYGIDAQDPPAETAVASNCTNITKPGTKITDGKAALKSDSSQAGNISIMKHEVNAYAVGTVDGQEGLYRFQLADNGTWSNPQLLIKGIKNMDIHYFYTEECPETFEGSEAASAPTPTTAGNAQNQGTSQEKDEKFKYTKEFSNKETPASIEILLNGGNSINVGKNNDKNEVQIYRINATVRGGNKCADRLL
- the pilV gene encoding type IV pilus modification protein PilV, whose product is MTLIEVLVAMFVLAIGVLALLAIQLRTVSSVREAEGQTIVSQLTQNLVEGMLINPRLEECTRNNGQRGFCKTYIDDYITAGSSDNPKNEKLDPTTSMSKKSLAKAQIAQFDQALRAALPESEFHYEICQDSSNKEPTYDGSFNSHCDKKADADTVIKVLWLKDAESDKAASGIKRHEDSIVYTYQVRVRER